A window of the Sphingobium sp. CAP-1 genome harbors these coding sequences:
- a CDS encoding lytic transglycosylase domain-containing protein yields MPFPVIPLFAERSHHPSVPLGRRPAGARSEGQGRPPAGASRAPFTGASTLAGWRRSGGGSVVLLAVLLLSSGIGPDAARAQDAPAERTATSHPWAVHVADAARRFGIPEAWIWAVMRVESNGDSRAVSSAGAMGLMQIMPGTWANLRIRHGLGRDPYNVRDNIMAGAAYLRAMHDRYGNATAMLAAYNAGPGRYDEYLSRGRPLPAETRAYLAKLAAITGSAGDSQLAAAPPSDRFAWRRAALFAARPNDDPAALETSPGKHADDMRAAVEPAANSLFVALSGRRQP; encoded by the coding sequence GTGCCTTTCCCGGTCATCCCTCTGTTCGCGGAAAGATCGCATCATCCCTCCGTCCCGCTCGGTCGCAGGCCGGCCGGCGCGCGCAGCGAAGGTCAAGGGCGGCCCCCGGCCGGCGCATCGCGCGCACCCTTTACCGGAGCGAGCACGCTGGCAGGCTGGCGGCGGAGCGGGGGCGGATCGGTCGTCCTGCTCGCGGTTCTGCTGCTGTCGTCCGGTATCGGGCCGGACGCGGCGCGGGCACAGGACGCGCCGGCCGAACGCACGGCAACCAGCCATCCCTGGGCCGTTCACGTCGCAGACGCCGCGCGGCGCTTCGGCATCCCCGAGGCATGGATTTGGGCGGTGATGCGCGTCGAGAGCAACGGCGATTCCCGTGCGGTATCCTCGGCTGGCGCGATGGGCCTGATGCAGATCATGCCCGGCACATGGGCGAACCTGCGCATTCGTCACGGGCTGGGGCGCGATCCCTACAATGTGCGCGACAATATTATGGCGGGCGCGGCCTATCTGCGCGCGATGCACGACCGCTACGGCAACGCGACGGCGATGCTGGCGGCCTACAATGCCGGGCCGGGCCGCTACGACGAATACCTCTCGCGCGGCCGCCCGCTGCCCGCCGAGACACGCGCCTATCTTGCAAAGCTGGCGGCCATCACCGGCAGCGCGGGCGACAGCCAGCTTGCCGCCGCGCCGCCGTCCGATCGCTTCGCCTGGCGCCGGGCCGCATTGTTCGCTGCGCGGCCGAACGACGATCCGGCCGCACTGGAAACGTCACCCGGAAAACACGCGGACGACATGCGCGCGGCGGTAGAACCGGCCGCGAACAGTCTGTTCGTCGCGCTGTCAGGGCGGAGGCAGCCGTGA
- a CDS encoding DNA cytosine methyltransferase, translating to MMRALDLFSAAAGGWSLGLHRAGFITVAACEIVEWRRILYAENNPHVRLYDDVRALTAARLVSDLGFLPDIIVGSPPCQDISSANTKGRGIEGERSGLYLEAVRLVGDCRPRWFAFENSANLRTRGADRLLLLLETLGYACEPCVVAAENVGANHVRKRSWLIGYDPGQLADAAHQRRGTRPGDVQGARREADWHEPADDDAPRCIEQAADPAGDGRDDGRRGRRSGINISAADDSGDAAQVGCGTRRPGGCAQPVAGPCQPPCGHDADARQTERRPEIERAGDRDGTPGEWREGADRHAEPAAPCRGTPADSHEAGQPDGQLESGLRPQEIPDDGRGDGRGYDRSRAGQMGGRSRAGGDAAEPWADWNGGLARHLRLDDGLSAWVAGTRVAVGGPRGTAAASLIVEAFGDAVLPQIPEAIGRAILRTEAALDLVLGRASLDSAGDER from the coding sequence ATGATGCGCGCGCTCGACCTGTTCAGCGCAGCGGCGGGCGGCTGGTCGCTTGGCCTGCATCGCGCCGGCTTCATTACCGTCGCCGCCTGCGAGATCGTCGAGTGGCGCCGCATCCTCTACGCGGAGAACAATCCCCATGTCAGACTCTACGATGACGTGCGCGCCCTCACGGCAGCTCGACTTGTTTCCGACCTCGGATTCCTACCCGACATCATCGTCGGATCGCCGCCGTGCCAGGACATCTCCAGCGCCAACACCAAAGGCAGGGGAATCGAAGGCGAACGGTCGGGCCTCTACCTCGAAGCCGTCCGCCTGGTCGGAGATTGCCGGCCTCGCTGGTTCGCTTTTGAGAACAGCGCTAATCTCAGAACTCGCGGCGCTGACCGGCTGCTCCTTCTCCTGGAAACGCTCGGCTACGCCTGCGAACCGTGCGTGGTGGCTGCTGAAAATGTCGGCGCCAACCATGTCCGCAAGCGATCATGGCTCATCGGCTACGACCCCGGCCAGCTTGCCGACGCCGCGCACCAGCGACGCGGCACACGGCCCGGAGATGTGCAAGGTGCGCGGAGAGAAGCGGACTGGCATGAACCTGCCGACGATGATGCACCCCGCTGCATTGAACAGGCTGCCGACCCCGCTGGCGACGGACGGGATGACGGACGGCGCGGGCGGCGGAGCGGGATCAACATATCCGCTGCGGATGATTCTGGCGACGCCGCGCAAGTCGGATGCGGAACGCGGCGGCCGGGGGGATGTGCTCAGCCAGTTGCAGGGCCATGCCAGCCGCCATGCGGGCATGATGCCGACGCCCGTCAAACCGAACGGCGGCCGGAGATTGAGCGCGCAGGAGATCGAGACGGGACGCCGGGCGAATGGCGCGAAGGCGCAGATCGACACGCCGAACCTGCTGCGCCATGCCGCGGAACTCCTGCCGACTCCCACGAAGCGGGACAGCCGGATGGACAGCTGGAGTCCGGCCTACGACCGCAGGAAATCCCCGACGATGGACGCGGTGATGGACGGGGCTATGACCGATCGCGCGCCGGACAAATGGGCGGGCGCTCGCGCGCTGGCGGCGATGCTGCGGAGCCGTGGGCTGACTGGAACGGCGGCCTTGCCCGTCACTTACGGCTGGATGATGGGCTTTCCGCCTGGGTGGCTGGCACGCGCGTTGCGGTCGGCGGTCCACGCGGGACGGCTGCTGCCAGCCTGATCGTCGAGGCGTTCGGCGACGCCGTTCTCCCGCAAATCCCCGAAGCCATCGGCCGCGCGATCCTGCGCACCGAAGCCGCGCTCGATCTCGTGCTCGGCCGCGCATCCCTCGACAGCGCCGGAGACGAACGATGA
- a CDS encoding helix-turn-helix transcriptional regulator has protein sequence MSRPPVTLPPRYLRTPEAARFLGLSGRTLEKHRYFGSGPAYRRIGGRVVYSVDDLRAWADLGTKYSTSDPGQNDLMPQRDAAITQSRR, from the coding sequence TTGTCCAGGCCGCCCGTCACCCTTCCGCCCCGCTACCTGCGGACCCCCGAAGCGGCGCGCTTCCTCGGTCTCTCCGGCCGCACGCTTGAGAAGCACCGCTATTTCGGGAGCGGCCCGGCCTATCGCCGGATCGGCGGACGGGTGGTCTATTCGGTCGACGACCTGCGCGCCTGGGCCGACCTCGGCACCAAATATTCCACGTCCGACCCCGGCCAGAACGATCTCATGCCGCAGCGGGATGCGGCGATCACGCAGAGCCGCCGATGA
- a CDS encoding DUF2840 domain-containing protein, which yields MSDPARPQHIDFSGFEAALRRQAAEREAPHRSPPIPSAIAAASRLTEVELTWIEKKLEHWIRFGRIAHDRILTRRTRVVSFRPGAIFTFVRWSANDYGTITSRIDVLRAVDAGEPYTTLPFVRPGGDILLHIESWPKVSQVLAAIDAVEAAGVDPCDAASDHWRHVHNRIAAGHEPRPYTMERHRAWLKRREIEG from the coding sequence ATGAGCGACCCCGCGCGTCCACAGCATATCGATTTCAGCGGGTTTGAAGCCGCGCTGCGCCGGCAGGCGGCGGAACGGGAAGCACCTCACCGCAGCCCGCCCATACCGTCCGCAATCGCAGCCGCCTCCCGGCTGACCGAAGTCGAACTCACCTGGATCGAGAAGAAGCTGGAGCACTGGATACGCTTCGGCCGTATCGCCCACGACCGCATCCTCACGCGCCGAACGCGCGTGGTGAGCTTTCGGCCCGGCGCGATATTCACCTTCGTCCGCTGGTCCGCCAACGACTATGGCACGATCACCTCGCGCATCGACGTCTTGCGGGCGGTGGATGCCGGCGAACCATACACCACGCTGCCCTTCGTGCGGCCGGGCGGCGACATCCTCCTGCATATCGAGAGCTGGCCGAAGGTGAGCCAGGTGCTCGCCGCGATCGACGCGGTGGAAGCGGCGGGTGTCGATCCCTGCGATGCCGCGTCCGACCACTGGCGCCACGTTCACAACCGCATCGCCGCGGGCCATGAGCCGCGTCCCTACACGATGGAGCGCCATCGCGCCTGGCTCAAGCGCCGGGAGATCGAAGGATGA
- a CDS encoding replication initiator protein A translates to MKPRAASRSGERAQLALFPSLGHDIAPRDAQDLMAWPFFSLAKRRRVTPIDFRMGATWISVEAVPEHGMATIWDADVLIWAASQIVAARDAGLPTSRLMATTPHEILTFTGRGTGKDHYDRLKAALDRLQSTTVATSIRQQHQRRRHRFSWINEWQERLDGEGRPLGIELILPDWFYAGVVDRTFVLTIDRAYFDLTGGLERWLYRIVRKHGGQQEGGWSFDVSHLHLKSGALSPLKQFAFELRGIVRRQSLPGYALAIERAFGRERLTFAPVPADPFETAARRMGLAVDNRP, encoded by the coding sequence ATGAAGCCGCGCGCCGCCTCCCGTTCCGGCGAGCGCGCCCAACTCGCGCTGTTCCCGTCGCTCGGGCACGACATCGCGCCGCGCGACGCCCAGGACCTCATGGCCTGGCCGTTCTTCAGCCTCGCCAAGCGCAGGCGGGTGACGCCGATCGACTTCCGCATGGGCGCGACCTGGATATCGGTCGAGGCGGTGCCCGAGCACGGCATGGCGACCATATGGGACGCCGACGTGCTGATATGGGCGGCGAGCCAGATCGTCGCGGCACGCGACGCGGGGCTGCCGACCTCGCGCCTGATGGCGACGACGCCGCACGAAATCCTCACCTTCACCGGACGCGGCACCGGCAAGGATCATTATGACCGGCTGAAGGCCGCGCTCGACCGGCTGCAATCCACTACGGTCGCCACGTCGATCCGCCAGCAGCACCAGCGCCGCCGCCATCGCTTCTCGTGGATCAACGAGTGGCAGGAGCGGCTCGACGGCGAGGGGCGGCCGCTCGGTATCGAACTGATCCTGCCCGACTGGTTCTATGCCGGCGTGGTCGATCGCACGTTCGTCCTCACCATCGACCGGGCCTATTTCGACCTGACCGGAGGGCTGGAACGCTGGCTCTACCGGATCGTGCGCAAGCATGGCGGCCAGCAGGAAGGCGGCTGGAGCTTCGACGTTTCGCACCTCCACCTGAAATCCGGCGCGCTCTCGCCCTTGAAGCAATTCGCGTTCGAGCTGCGCGGCATCGTCCGCCGCCAGTCCCTTCCGGGTTACGCGCTGGCGATCGAGCGCGCGTTCGGCCGTGAGCGGCTGACCTTCGCGCCCGTGCCTGCCGATCCGTTCGAGACGGCGGCGCGGCGCATGGGGCTGGCTGTGGATAACCGGCCATGA
- a CDS encoding S26 family signal peptidase, which produces MTRRRYVMATAIAAFAFAAAFVITAAVDPLPRVIWNASASAPIGLYRVHPDRDPPTGALVAITPPERLSRWLSARGYLPEGVPLLKHVSAKTGQRVCRIGAVVRVDGRRVAMARARDGRGRPLPVWQGCRTLGPGEIFLLNPSVPDSLDGRYFGPLPASTVIGRATPLHLRAPSPSLSTPSEKEIGHADEYL; this is translated from the coding sequence ATGACGCGCCGCCGTTATGTCATGGCGACGGCCATCGCCGCATTCGCCTTCGCCGCGGCGTTCGTCATCACCGCAGCCGTCGATCCGCTTCCGCGCGTGATCTGGAACGCCAGCGCCAGCGCGCCGATCGGCCTTTACCGCGTCCATCCCGACCGCGATCCGCCCACCGGGGCGCTGGTCGCCATCACGCCGCCAGAGCGGCTCTCCCGCTGGCTTTCGGCGCGAGGTTACCTGCCCGAGGGCGTGCCGCTCCTGAAACATGTCTCGGCGAAAACGGGGCAGCGCGTGTGCCGCATCGGCGCCGTGGTGCGCGTCGATGGCCGGCGCGTCGCTATGGCCCGCGCGCGTGACGGTCGGGGCCGCCCGCTGCCGGTCTGGCAGGGGTGCCGGACGCTCGGCCCCGGCGAGATATTCCTGCTCAACCCATCCGTCCCGGACAGTCTCGACGGCCGCTATTTCGGCCCGCTTCCGGCTTCCACCGTCATCGGACGCGCGACGCCGCTGCATCTGCGCGCGCCGTCCCCGTCGCTTTCAACCCCCAGTGAAAAGGAGATCGGCCATGCCGACGAATATCTTTGA
- a CDS encoding DUF736 domain-containing protein, which translates to MPTNIFEPTASGYAGRARYFGINEQIVLVAIDPGDAENAPDYRVHLDDEDGPEVGGAWKRVGERAGDYIALEIDSPLFGSPFRPVLFRADDEGRTFRLSWKRPRPRDDRN; encoded by the coding sequence ATGCCGACGAATATCTTTGAACCCACCGCTAGCGGCTATGCTGGACGTGCCCGTTATTTCGGCATCAACGAGCAGATCGTGCTGGTCGCGATCGATCCGGGCGATGCCGAAAACGCGCCCGACTACCGTGTCCACCTCGACGACGAGGACGGCCCCGAGGTCGGCGGCGCGTGGAAACGGGTCGGTGAACGCGCGGGCGATTACATCGCGCTGGAGATCGACAGCCCGCTTTTCGGCTCGCCGTTCCGGCCGGTGCTGTTCCGCGCCGATGACGAGGGTCGGACGTTCCGGCTGTCGTGGAAGCGCCCCCGGCCTCGCGACGACCGGAACTGA
- a CDS encoding DUF2285 domain-containing protein — MIWRPELTAVTVILDAAPEEYAGAAAIDPLALGALLADRAGIDGRHVVVADAAGEHRLWLRDPTPGQPLAAIVPLDKDFIKRIFSLLRFHRLMSGKRPGPLPRGWPLTAIRTARLELMLRALDLRLAGATYREIAIALGKDEAGHLSASDFKNSDARSFAYRLVRDATAMMKGDYRKLLRFR; from the coding sequence GTGATCTGGCGGCCGGAACTCACCGCCGTCACCGTGATCCTCGACGCCGCGCCGGAGGAATATGCCGGCGCAGCGGCAATCGACCCGCTGGCGCTCGGCGCGCTGCTCGCCGACCGGGCCGGGATCGACGGCCGTCATGTCGTCGTCGCTGACGCGGCCGGCGAGCATCGGCTGTGGCTACGCGATCCGACGCCCGGCCAGCCGCTCGCCGCGATCGTCCCGCTCGACAAGGATTTCATCAAGCGCATCTTCAGCCTGCTGCGTTTCCATCGGCTCATGTCGGGCAAGCGACCCGGCCCGTTGCCGCGCGGATGGCCACTCACCGCAATTCGCACGGCCCGGCTCGAGTTGATGCTTCGCGCGCTCGATCTGCGCCTCGCCGGGGCGACATATCGCGAAATCGCGATCGCGCTCGGCAAGGACGAAGCCGGGCATCTCTCGGCGTCCGACTTCAAGAACTCGGACGCCCGGTCCTTCGCCTATCGCCTGGTGCGCGACGCCACCGCCATGATGAAGGGCGACTACCGCAAGCTGCTGCGCTTCCGCTGA
- a CDS encoding phosphoadenosine phosphosulfate reductase domain-containing protein has product MIAVQHFGSISGGKDSQAVLCKMVERIERKGLAAFGNNAPRFLCADNGHENPITLDHIAYLDDWLRQRTGLHIEIVSANDVPGLTDAAAFARKRGILREEWSNEKRRTRHRGACNQRRDAWQAGTITRAEWMAGCDCPVLVSPPVPDHLIERALGLLHPTGIPFLDMAMLHGRFPGTKTRFCTDETKLIPMMHRKRPLLDAGVPVIDWIGERADESPARAKKPPIQSKRYPVGARQVLYRPIFRWSAADTFAISERHGLRHNPLYTMGMSRVGCSTCIMVKKRELRAWSMRFPAEVDRVREWEQLVSLVSRRSAVAGTPASLLPAPTVPGDPADHGRATIDRAIAWSRTSRGGRNYDLFIDQEQREADEHGLRCDSEYGLCE; this is encoded by the coding sequence ATGATCGCCGTCCAGCACTTCGGCAGCATCTCGGGCGGCAAGGACAGCCAAGCCGTTCTCTGCAAGATGGTCGAGCGGATCGAGCGCAAGGGGCTGGCCGCGTTCGGCAACAACGCCCCGCGCTTCCTCTGTGCCGACAACGGCCATGAGAACCCGATCACGCTCGATCATATCGCCTATCTCGACGACTGGCTGCGGCAGCGCACCGGCCTGCACATCGAGATCGTGTCGGCCAACGATGTGCCCGGCCTCACCGACGCGGCGGCCTTCGCCCGTAAGCGCGGGATTCTTCGTGAGGAATGGTCGAACGAAAAGCGGCGGACGCGCCATAGAGGCGCGTGCAACCAGCGCCGGGACGCATGGCAGGCAGGCACGATCACCAGGGCCGAGTGGATGGCCGGGTGCGATTGTCCCGTCCTGGTCTCGCCACCTGTCCCCGATCACCTGATCGAGCGGGCGCTCGGGCTGCTGCATCCCACCGGCATCCCGTTCCTCGACATGGCGATGCTGCACGGCCGGTTTCCCGGCACGAAGACGCGCTTCTGCACCGACGAGACCAAGCTGATCCCGATGATGCACCGCAAGCGCCCGCTGCTCGACGCGGGCGTGCCGGTGATCGACTGGATCGGCGAACGGGCCGACGAGAGCCCGGCGCGGGCGAAGAAACCGCCCATCCAGTCGAAGCGGTATCCGGTCGGGGCGCGCCAAGTGCTCTACCGGCCCATCTTCCGCTGGTCGGCCGCTGACACCTTCGCCATCTCCGAGCGCCACGGCCTGCGCCACAACCCGCTTTACACGATGGGCATGAGCCGGGTCGGCTGCTCGACCTGCATCATGGTCAAAAAGCGCGAATTGCGCGCCTGGTCCATGCGCTTCCCGGCCGAGGTAGACCGCGTGCGCGAGTGGGAGCAGCTGGTCAGCCTCGTGTCCCGCCGCAGCGCCGTCGCCGGCACGCCGGCATCGCTGCTGCCCGCGCCGACCGTCCCGGGCGATCCCGCCGATCATGGCCGGGCGACCATCGACAGGGCGATCGCGTGGTCGCGCACAAGCCGGGGCGGGCGCAACTACGACCTGTTCATCGACCAGGAGCAGCGCGAGGCCGATGAGCACGGCCTGCGCTGCGACAGCGAATACGGGCTGTGCGAATGA